CCGACCACGGCTTCCTGGATGTGCCGTGCGAGCGATGGGCCACTGATGGTTCCGTTCACCGGCTCGCCGGCATAGTTCGACTGGACCGACGTGCCGGCCTGAAGGGCGAAGCGACCACGTACCCGTGCTCCGGCGAGCACGGCTTCCACGTAGGCCAGGTTGATGTTGAACTCATTGTGCCGCGACGGCTGCGTGGTAAACGGCGCACCACCGGCGAAGGAGCGGTCGAATGACGCCGGGCGACCGGCATCGTAGGCGAAGTAGCCGTCGACGAACGCGCCGTAGGTGACGCGAACGGTGGTATCAGCCGGCGCGGGTTGCGCGACGGCGGGTTGCGCGGCGGCGCGGCGCGGCAGCGCGGCGAGCGCAAGGGCGGCGACCGTGGCGCAAGCGATTGAGCGCGCGTGGTGCCACGGATGGCGATTCGGATATGCGATCATGGAAGAGTCCGGGGGAGAGTTGGCACCAGCGCCGTCTTGGCCGGGCGTATCGTCAGCGCAGAATCGAGCGCGATGTTCAGCAGGAGCACGTTCACGCGAGGCTCGCCCAGCACGCCGAACTGTCGGCCTTCCGTACGCGCGTCCAGCAACTTCTGCACATCGGCGGCGGACACGCCGCGGGCGCGCGCCACCCGCGCGACCTGCAGCCGCGCGTTGGCTGGCGAAATGTGCGGATCGAGCCCCGAGGCGCTGGCCGTCACCATGTCCGACGGAACCTGGCCCTTGATGGCCCCGTCGAGCTGCACCGCGCTATCGACGCGCAGCGCGATCAGCGTGTCGGCGAGCTTGCGGTCGGTCGGACCCTTGTTCGTACCGGCCGACGCCGTCGCGTCATAGCCGGCACCCGCGGCTGAGGGCCGCGGATGGAAGTACTCAGGACGCGTGAACGACTGGCCGATGAGCTCCGAGCCCACGATACGACCGTTCACGCGAACCAGCGAGCCATTGGCCTGACGCGGAAAGATGAGCTGCGCGAGCCCGGTCACGAGGCCGGGGTATCCGATCCCCGTAATGACACACAGCAACACGGTCAGCACGAGGGCGGGGCGAATATTCGAGCGAATCATGAGAGCACCCTCAGACGAGACGAAGGAGGACGAGCAGCACGTCGATGGCCTTGATCCCGACGAACGGCACGATAAGTCCACCCACTCCGTACACCAGCAGATTTCGACGGAGAATGGCGCCGGCTGCCGCCGGACGGTACTTGACGCCGCGGAGCGCCAGCGGGATCAACGCGACGATGATGAGCGCGTTGAAGATCACCGACGCCAGGATCGCACTCTCCGGCGAGTGCAAGCGCATGACGTTCAGGGGCTGTAACGCGCCGCGGACGCCGTACACCGAGATGAAGATTGCGGGAATGATCGCGAAGTACTTGGCGACGTCGTTGGCAATCGAAAACGTGGTGAGCGAGCCGCGGGTCATGAGCAGTTGCTTCCCGATCTCCACAATCTCGATGAGCTTCGTGGGATTGGAGTCGAGGTCGATCATGTTGCCGGCTTCCTTGGCCGCCTGCGTACCGGAGTTCATGGCGACGCCGACGTCTGCCTGCGCGAGCGCGGGCGCGTCGTTGGTGCCGTCGCCAGTCATCGCGACGAGTTTGCCCCCCGCCTGCTCGCGCTTGATCAGCGCCATCTTGTCTTCGGGCTTCGCCTCGGCCAGGAAGTCGTCGACGCCCGCTTCCTGTGCGATGGCCGCCGCCGTCAGGGGATTGTCGCCCGTGATCATCACCGTACGAATGCCCATCGCCCGCAAGCGGTCGAATCGCTCCTTCATGCCGCCCTTCACGACATCCTTGAGATAGATGACGCCGAGGATTCGCGCGATCCCATTGTCGCGCTCGGCCACGACGAGCGGCGTACCACCCTCACGCGCGACACGCTGAATCGTGGGCTCCAGATCGGCGGGTACCGTGCCGCCATGTTCACGCGTCCACCGGATCACCGCGTCGCCGGCGCCCTTCCGCGTTTCGCGCCCATCGAGATTCACGCCGCTCATGCGCGTGCTGGCACTGAATGGCACGAACTCCATGGCGGCGGAGGTCGCGTCGCCGCCGACCTCGCGTCCACGTAAACCATACTGCGATTTGGCGAGGACGACGATGCTTCGGCCTTCGGGCGTTTCGTCGGCCAACGACGCGAGCTGCGCGCGATCGGCAAGATCTGCGACGGCGGTGCCACCGACCGCTACGAACTCCGAGGCCTGCCGATTGCCCAGCGTGATTGTCCCGGTCTTGTCGAGCAAGAGCGTATTTACGTCACCGGCCGCTTCGACGGCGCGTCCACTCATCGCGATAACGTTCTGCTGAATCATACGATCCATGCCCGCGATGCCGATCGCCGACAGCAGGCCGCCGATCGTGGTCGGAATGAGGCACACCAGGAGCGCGATGAGCACCGTGATCGCGACCGGGCTTCCGGCGTAGATCGCGAACGGCTGGAGCGTGGCAACGGCGAGCACGAAGATGATCGTGAGACCCGACAGCAGGATGGTCAACGCGATTTCGTTCGGCGTTTTCTGTCGGCTGGCTCCCTCGACGAGCGCAATCATCCGGTCGATGAAGGTCTCGCCGGGATTGGCGGTGATCCGTACCACGATGAAGTCGGACAGCACCTTCGTACCGCCGGTGATGGCCGAACGGTCACCGCCGCTCTCGCGAATCACGGGAGCGCTCTCGCCCGTGATGGCACTCTCGTCGACCGACGCCACGCCTTCCACGACTTCACCGTCACCGGGAATGACGTCGCCCGGCACGCACACAACGAGATCCCCGCGGCGGAGCGTTGCCGCCGACACGTTCTCGAACTCAGCCACATTGTAGGCGCGCTCGGTGCCGGACGCGTCGAGCTTCTTGGCGCTGATCTGCGTGCGGCTCTCGCGCAGCGTGTCTGCCTGCGCCTTGCCTCGCCCCTCAGCCATCGCTTCGGCGAAATTGGCGAACAGGACGGTGAACCACAGCCACAGCGTCAACTGGAGCGTGAACGCGATGCCATCGCGTCCGGCGGCGATATCCCGCGCCAGGGCGGCGGTGGTATAGGCGGAGCCGAGCAGCACCACGAACATCACGGGATTCCGCACCATGTGCTTCGGATTCAACTTCACGAACGCATCGCGCACTGCCCGCCGAACGATCGGTGGGTCGAAGAGCGGACGGGATTGTGTGCTGACCATTAGAAGAGCCCTCCCGATCCCATCGAGAAGTGCTCGACGATCGGCCCGAGCGCGAGCGCCGGAAAGAAGGTGAGCGCACCAACGACAATGACGACGCCGATGAGAAGCGCCGAGAAGACCGGTCCTTCGACCGGGAACGTCCCGGCCGACGCAGGGGCGCTCTTCTTCTCCGCCAGAAACCCGGCCAGCGCCAGCAACGGGACGATCAAGGCGAAGCGGCCCACGAGCATGGCCACGCCGAACTGCGTGTTGTACCAGTAGGTCGATCCGGTCAAACCAGCGAACGCGGATCCATTATTCGCCGTCGTGGACGTGAACGCGTAGAGCAGCTCCGAAAGCCCGTGCGGGCCGCTGTTGTTGAGCCCTTGCAGTCCGGATGGCGAGACGGCGGAGATCGCCGTGAACACCAGGATCGACGCCGCGGATGCGAGCACGTAGAGCATCGCCATCTGTACTTCACGCGCCTGCAGCTTCTTGCCGAGATACTCCGGGGTGCGCCCCACCATCAGTCCTGCGATGAAGACCGTGAGCACGATGAAGATGATCATGCCATAGAGGCCAGCCCCCACCCCGCCGAAAATCACTTCGCCCAGCTGCATGTTCACCATCGTCACCATCCCGGCGAGCGGCGTGAAAGAGTCATGCATGGCGTTCACCGCGCCGCACGACGCGTCGGTGGTCACGACGGAATACAGTGCCGAATTCGCAATGCCGAAGCGCGTCTCTTTCCCTTCCATGTTGCCGCCGGGATTCACGGCGGTGGTGGCGACGTCGAGGCCACGTGCGGCGTGCGTCGGGTTCCCGCGCGCTTCGGCCGAGTAGGTCACCCCGGTGCCGGCCAGGAAGAGCAGGAACATCGCGGACCAGACCGACCAGCCATGTCGCGTGTTGCCGACCATGCGACCAAGTAGGTAGACCAACGCCGATGGAATGGCGAAGATCGCAAAGACCGACAGGAAGTTGGACCACGGCGTGGGATTCTCGAACGGGTGCGCCGAGTTGGCATTGAAGAAGCCGCCGCCGTTCGTCCCGATCTGCTTGATCGCCTCCTGACTGCCGACGGGGCCCATCGCGATCGTCTGCGTGGCGCCTTCGAGCGTCGTGACCTGCAGATACGGATGG
This region of Gemmatimonas groenlandica genomic DNA includes:
- the kdpC gene encoding potassium-transporting ATPase subunit KdpC, whose product is MRSNIRPALVLTVLLCVITGIGYPGLVTGLAQLIFPRQANGSLVRVNGRIVGSELIGQSFTRPEYFHPRPSAAGAGYDATASAGTNKGPTDRKLADTLIALRVDSAVQLDGAIKGQVPSDMVTASASGLDPHISPANARLQVARVARARGVSAADVQKLLDARTEGRQFGVLGEPRVNVLLLNIALDSALTIRPAKTALVPTLPRTLP
- the kdpA gene encoding potassium-transporting ATPase subunit KdpA, yielding MTFDGWFQIIVFSLAILAIAKPLGLYLVHVYDGSVRWLRPIERVIYRVAGVNADDDQHWTRYAGAMLLFSAASMLLTYVALRVQHLLPMNPQDLGALPDRQAFETAASFTTNTNWQSYGGESTMSYFSQMSQLTFHNFVSAAVGMAVAVALVRGIARRSGDGRGRIGNFWVDLTRGTLYVLIPLSLIWALAMVQQGVIQNFHPYLQVTTLEGATQTIAMGPVGSQEAIKQIGTNGGGFFNANSAHPFENPTPWSNFLSVFAIFAIPSALVYLLGRMVGNTRHGWSVWSAMFLLFLAGTGVTYSAEARGNPTHAARGLDVATTAVNPGGNMEGKETRFGIANSALYSVVTTDASCGAVNAMHDSFTPLAGMVTMVNMQLGEVIFGGVGAGLYGMIIFIVLTVFIAGLMVGRTPEYLGKKLQAREVQMAMLYVLASAASILVFTAISAVSPSGLQGLNNSGPHGLSELLYAFTSTTANNGSAFAGLTGSTYWYNTQFGVAMLVGRFALIVPLLALAGFLAEKKSAPASAGTFPVEGPVFSALLIGVVIVVGALTFFPALALGPIVEHFSMGSGGLF
- the kdpB gene encoding potassium-transporting ATPase subunit KdpB gives rise to the protein MVSTQSRPLFDPPIVRRAVRDAFVKLNPKHMVRNPVMFVVLLGSAYTTAALARDIAAGRDGIAFTLQLTLWLWFTVLFANFAEAMAEGRGKAQADTLRESRTQISAKKLDASGTERAYNVAEFENVSAATLRRGDLVVCVPGDVIPGDGEVVEGVASVDESAITGESAPVIRESGGDRSAITGGTKVLSDFIVVRITANPGETFIDRMIALVEGASRQKTPNEIALTILLSGLTIIFVLAVATLQPFAIYAGSPVAITVLIALLVCLIPTTIGGLLSAIGIAGMDRMIQQNVIAMSGRAVEAAGDVNTLLLDKTGTITLGNRQASEFVAVGGTAVADLADRAQLASLADETPEGRSIVVLAKSQYGLRGREVGGDATSAAMEFVPFSASTRMSGVNLDGRETRKGAGDAVIRWTREHGGTVPADLEPTIQRVAREGGTPLVVAERDNGIARILGVIYLKDVVKGGMKERFDRLRAMGIRTVMITGDNPLTAAAIAQEAGVDDFLAEAKPEDKMALIKREQAGGKLVAMTGDGTNDAPALAQADVGVAMNSGTQAAKEAGNMIDLDSNPTKLIEIVEIGKQLLMTRGSLTTFSIANDVAKYFAIIPAIFISVYGVRGALQPLNVMRLHSPESAILASVIFNALIIVALIPLALRGVKYRPAAAGAILRRNLLVYGVGGLIVPFVGIKAIDVLLVLLRLV